The following proteins come from a genomic window of Winogradskyella sp. PC-19:
- a CDS encoding YtxH domain-containing protein, with protein sequence MSEENKNLSDDLDNMIGDAKESAKRAGEKISQKASELADDAKELGKEAKEKASEFASEAKEKASEFADEAKELLSEGKNIGIISHFYWIGWIIALVMNNSDKTELGSFYIRQNLGFFLLSFFVWIPIVGWALGLLILVAWIMSLIGSLSGDKKPSFLLGNQFQEWFKAL encoded by the coding sequence ATGTCAGAAGAAAATAAAAATTTAAGTGACGACCTAGATAATATGATAGGTGATGCTAAAGAAAGTGCAAAAAGAGCAGGAGAAAAAATAAGCCAAAAAGCTAGTGAATTGGCAGATGATGCCAAAGAATTAGGAAAAGAGGCTAAGGAAAAGGCTTCCGAGTTTGCTAGTGAAGCAAAAGAAAAAGCGTCTGAATTTGCTGATGAAGCGAAAGAATTATTGAGCGAAGGAAAAAACATTGGTATTATTTCTCACTTTTACTGGATTGGCTGGATAATAGCATTAGTAATGAATAATAGTGATAAAACTGAACTAGGTTCTTTTTACATAAGACAGAATTTGGGGTTTTTCTTACTAAGTTTTTTCGTTTGGATTCCGATTGTAGGATGGGCTCTAGGTTTATTGATTCTTGTAGCATGGATTATGAGCTTAATTGGCTCATTAAGCGGAGATAAGAAACCTTCTTTTTTATTAGGAAACCAATTCCAAGAATGGTTTAAAGCTTTATAA
- a CDS encoding cupin domain-containing protein, giving the protein MKAINIKDKHKLFSKQWHPHRIATVDDMQVILAKIKGEFVWHSHENEDELFQVVKGTLYMQFRDRTEIVKEGEMIVVPKGVEHNPSTKNDEEVHLLLFEKLDTAHTGKVQDEMTQTEYPWI; this is encoded by the coding sequence ATGAAAGCAATAAACATCAAAGACAAACACAAACTTTTTTCAAAACAATGGCATCCTCACCGTATTGCCACAGTAGATGACATGCAAGTAATTCTTGCAAAAATTAAAGGCGAATTTGTTTGGCATAGCCATGAGAACGAAGACGAGTTATTTCAAGTAGTCAAAGGGACACTTTACATGCAGTTTCGTGACCGTACAGAAATAGTTAAAGAAGGAGAAATGATTGTTGTCCCAAAAGGTGTAGAACATAACCCATCAACCAAGAATGATGAGGAAGTACATCTACTTTTATTTGAAAAATTAGACACTGCTCATACAGGGAAAGTGCAAGACGAGATGACACAAACCGAATATCCTTGGATATGA
- a CDS encoding DUF1801 domain-containing protein codes for MQYESTSPEDYISQVPEDRQDTLKKLRKVINDNLPKDFEEGMIYKMIGYYVPHSVYPDGYHCNPEIPLPFMSFASQKNSVNLYHSGIYAKPELHDWFVNEYPKHCKRKLDMGKSCIRFKKMDEIPFDLIGELVRKMTCEEYIDIYETAIKKK; via the coding sequence ATGCAATACGAATCAACATCACCAGAAGATTATATTAGTCAAGTTCCTGAAGACCGTCAAGACACTTTAAAAAAATTACGAAAAGTCATAAACGATAACTTACCAAAAGATTTTGAGGAAGGTATGATTTATAAAATGATAGGTTACTATGTACCACATTCAGTTTATCCAGATGGCTATCATTGTAATCCTGAAATTCCTTTGCCATTTATGAGTTTTGCATCACAAAAAAACTCAGTAAATCTATATCATAGTGGTATTTACGCAAAACCCGAATTACATGATTGGTTTGTAAACGAATATCCCAAACATTGCAAACGTAAATTAGATATGGGAAAAAGTTGTATTAGATTTAAAAAGATGGATGAAATTCCGTTTGATTTAATCGGAGAACTAGTAAGAAAAATGACTTGCGAAGAGTACATTGACATATACGAAACTGCAATAAAAAAGAAATAA
- a CDS encoding response regulator transcription factor, with protein MKKTILVFGLLILALLLLFQFSKYSIYSGSTTIEIIISVIAIVFFVIGVFINKKYQRSTESLQDKIDYDKINALEITTREYEVLQHISEGLSNKEIAAKLFVSESTVKTHVSNLLLKLNAKRRTQAVQFAKNFRII; from the coding sequence ATGAAGAAAACCATACTTGTTTTTGGATTACTAATTTTGGCTTTGCTATTACTGTTTCAGTTTAGTAAATATAGTATCTACTCTGGTAGTACTACCATTGAAATTATTATTTCAGTAATCGCCATTGTATTTTTCGTCATAGGCGTTTTTATTAATAAAAAATATCAAAGAAGCACTGAATCACTTCAAGACAAAATTGATTACGATAAAATTAATGCTCTAGAAATTACGACTCGTGAATATGAAGTGCTACAACATATCTCCGAAGGTCTATCTAATAAAGAAATTGCAGCAAAATTATTTGTTTCAGAAAGCACTGTAAAAACACATGTTTCTAATTTACTTTTAAAGCTCAATGCCAAACGAAGAACCCAAGCTGTCCAGTTTGCAAAAAACTTCAGAATTATTTAA
- a CDS encoding 2-hydroxyacid dehydrogenase, giving the protein MKILHIDSNHPLLLNQLNDSGFTNHEDYTSSKEEIEAKIIDYHGIIIRSRFSIDKPFLDAAKNLKFIGRVGAGLENIDCDYAEDKGVTLFNAPEGNRNAVGEHALGMLLSLLNKLNKSDKEVRQGKWLREANRGLELDGKTIGLIGYGNMGKAFAKKLRGFDVEVMCYDIKENVGDENCTQVSLEKLQEKVDVLSLHTPQTPLTLNMVNTDFINSFKKSFWLINTARGKSVVTEDLVSALNSEKILGAGLDVLEYEKSSFENLFKIEEPKYRWMRKGKKSNLPEAFQYLINADNVILTPHVAGWTIESKEKLAQTIVDRIKAKFC; this is encoded by the coding sequence ATGAAAATATTACACATCGATTCTAATCATCCATTACTTCTCAATCAACTTAACGATTCAGGGTTTACCAATCATGAAGATTATACGTCTTCTAAAGAAGAGATTGAAGCTAAAATTATTGATTATCATGGAATTATTATACGCAGTCGTTTTAGCATTGATAAACCATTTTTAGACGCTGCAAAAAACTTAAAATTCATTGGCAGAGTTGGTGCTGGTCTAGAGAATATAGATTGTGATTACGCCGAAGATAAAGGTGTAACACTTTTTAACGCCCCAGAAGGTAATCGTAATGCTGTCGGTGAACATGCTTTAGGTATGCTTCTTTCGTTATTAAATAAACTAAACAAATCAGATAAGGAAGTAAGGCAAGGCAAATGGTTGCGCGAAGCTAATCGTGGATTAGAATTAGATGGTAAAACTATAGGTTTAATTGGCTATGGAAATATGGGAAAAGCCTTTGCTAAAAAACTAAGAGGATTTGATGTAGAAGTGATGTGTTATGATATAAAAGAAAATGTTGGCGATGAAAATTGTACGCAAGTATCATTGGAAAAACTTCAAGAAAAAGTAGATGTGTTGAGTTTACATACACCGCAAACTCCATTGACTTTAAATATGGTTAATACTGACTTCATCAACAGCTTTAAAAAATCATTTTGGCTAATTAATACGGCTCGTGGTAAAAGCGTTGTGACTGAAGATTTGGTATCAGCTTTAAATTCTGAGAAAATTCTAGGCGCTGGTTTAGATGTATTAGAATATGAAAAGTCATCATTCGAGAATTTATTCAAAATAGAAGAACCAAAATATAGATGGATGCGAAAAGGCAAAAAATCAAATTTACCAGAAGCATTTCAATATCTTATTAATGCAGATAATGTTATCCTAACGCCTCATGTAGCCGGTTGGACCATTGAAAGTAAAGAAAAGCTTGCCCAAACTATCGTAGATAGAATCAAAGCAAAATTTTGCTAA
- a CDS encoding carboxypeptidase-like regulatory domain-containing protein — translation MTSKIYFILLLFASLTTYAQTLKGKVFDAITKVPLESVSVYFDNTTIGTTTNDLGEFSITYNDAVQSTLVISFLGYDKVFIRDYRQKKNIIIELKEAVAQLDEVVINTDDGMSREMKLKWFRKEFLGKSSNGKSCKILNEKDIKLRFDKRKRTITAWSNKPIIIKNKNLQYEISFDIIDFEIQLGSFNASSVMYTGTCFFKDLDIKQTKKISRKREKTYEGSVQHFVRALYNKDLAAQDYVFGKKGFIVKPYDFFTISKADSEGLKRVKLLDNSLDIYYKDVQESVIETTISEFQIDKYGNYMPIQNVLFGGYLGRQRVGDALPLDYGLSKN, via the coding sequence ATGACAAGTAAAATTTATTTTATTTTACTTCTTTTTGCTTCTTTAACTACGTATGCTCAAACTTTAAAAGGTAAAGTTTTTGATGCTATAACAAAAGTACCATTAGAGTCTGTTTCTGTCTATTTTGACAATACCACAATCGGTACAACAACAAATGATTTAGGTGAATTTTCTATAACGTATAATGATGCCGTACAGTCCACCTTAGTGATATCTTTTTTAGGATACGACAAAGTTTTTATTAGAGATTACCGTCAGAAAAAGAATATTATAATAGAGCTCAAAGAAGCTGTTGCTCAATTGGACGAAGTTGTAATAAATACTGATGACGGGATGTCCCGTGAAATGAAATTAAAGTGGTTTCGAAAAGAGTTTCTGGGAAAGTCAAGCAACGGAAAATCTTGTAAAATCCTCAACGAAAAAGATATCAAACTTCGTTTTGATAAGAGAAAAAGAACAATTACAGCATGGAGCAATAAACCAATTATAATCAAGAATAAAAACCTGCAATACGAAATAAGCTTTGATATAATAGATTTTGAAATACAATTAGGAAGTTTTAATGCTTCCTCAGTGATGTACACAGGAACTTGTTTTTTTAAAGATTTAGATATAAAACAAACAAAAAAAATAAGTCGTAAAAGAGAAAAGACTTATGAAGGCTCAGTACAACATTTTGTTCGTGCTTTGTATAATAAAGATTTAGCTGCGCAAGATTATGTTTTTGGAAAAAAAGGATTTATTGTAAAGCCTTACGATTTTTTTACAATTTCTAAAGCAGATTCAGAAGGTCTTAAAAGGGTTAAACTTTTGGATAACAGCTTGGATATCTATTATAAAGATGTTCAAGAATCCGTCATAGAAACTACCATTTCAGAATTTCAAATAGATAAATACGGTAATTATATGCCGATACAAAATGTACTTTTTGGAGGCTATTTAGGAAGACAAAGAGTTGGCGATGCGTTACCTCTAGATTATGGTCTATCTAAAAACTAA
- a CDS encoding GNAT family N-acyltransferase, with protein MSKSSNTGLVSAKEVAKAINADKYGFLGTFAGWILMKVLKISSLNRVYNRNKHLTDLEFLDGLLGDFQIKFEIPEEDLKRLPKEGPYITVSNHPLGGIDGILLLKLMIEQRSDFKIIANFLLHRIEPLKPYIMPVNPFEDRKDAASSISGFKNAIMHLRDGHPLGVFPAGEVSTYKDGKLVVDKPWEDAAMKLIQKAEVPVVPIYFHAKNSRLFYRLSKISDTLRTAKLPSELLTQKRRVIKVRIGKPISVKDQKEHSGLKDFSDFIRQKTYMLSRAFEDKPKILDNLQSQLKVPKQAKRIVTPVDSEVMIDEVEALKEKDCRLLTSKNYEVYLASANDIPNVLREIGRLREITFREVGEGTNESIDLDNFDTYYHHMFLWDSEAKVIAGAYRMGLGSKIFAAHGIDGFYLQDLFRFEPELYKMMSQSIEMGRAFIIKEYQQKPMPLFLLWKGIVHTTLRFPEHKYLIGGVSISNQFSNFSKSLMIEFMKSHYYDPYVAQYVHPKKEFKVKLKDADKDFVFDATEADLNKFDKIIDEVEPGALRLPVLLKKYIKQNAKLVAFNVDPLFNNAVDGLMYIKIADLPESTVRPVMEEFQAELERKFMDNNDK; from the coding sequence ATGTCTAAATCATCAAATACAGGGTTAGTATCCGCTAAAGAAGTTGCAAAAGCCATTAACGCTGACAAGTATGGTTTTTTAGGAACTTTTGCAGGATGGATTTTGATGAAAGTTCTAAAAATATCTTCTCTTAACCGTGTTTATAATCGTAATAAACATTTAACAGATCTTGAGTTTTTAGATGGACTTTTGGGCGATTTTCAGATTAAGTTCGAAATTCCTGAAGAAGATTTAAAACGTTTACCAAAAGAAGGACCATATATTACTGTGTCTAATCATCCACTCGGCGGAATAGATGGTATTTTGTTATTAAAATTGATGATTGAACAACGAAGTGATTTCAAAATTATAGCAAATTTTTTATTGCACCGAATTGAACCATTAAAACCCTACATAATGCCAGTCAATCCTTTTGAAGACAGAAAGGATGCTGCAAGTAGTATTTCTGGATTTAAAAATGCAATAATGCATTTACGTGACGGTCATCCACTTGGGGTATTTCCAGCAGGAGAAGTGTCCACATACAAAGATGGAAAATTAGTCGTTGATAAGCCATGGGAAGATGCTGCCATGAAATTGATTCAAAAAGCTGAAGTGCCAGTTGTCCCCATTTACTTTCATGCCAAAAATAGCCGACTGTTTTACAGACTTTCAAAAATCAGTGATACACTTAGAACTGCCAAATTACCTTCAGAATTACTAACACAAAAGCGTCGTGTGATTAAAGTAAGAATTGGTAAACCGATTTCTGTAAAGGACCAAAAAGAGCATTCTGGTTTAAAAGATTTTTCAGATTTTATTAGACAGAAAACTTACATGTTATCCAGAGCTTTTGAAGATAAGCCAAAGATATTAGACAACCTTCAATCGCAATTAAAAGTGCCAAAACAAGCTAAACGAATCGTAACACCAGTAGACTCTGAGGTTATGATTGACGAGGTTGAGGCTCTTAAAGAAAAAGATTGCCGTCTTTTGACTAGTAAAAATTACGAAGTGTATTTGGCTTCTGCTAACGATATTCCTAATGTTTTAAGAGAGATAGGGCGACTTCGTGAAATTACGTTTAGAGAAGTAGGTGAAGGCACAAATGAATCTATTGATTTAGATAATTTTGACACCTATTACCACCATATGTTTTTATGGGATAGTGAAGCAAAAGTCATAGCAGGTGCATACCGAATGGGATTAGGCTCGAAGATTTTTGCTGCTCACGGTATAGATGGTTTCTATCTACAGGATTTATTCCGTTTTGAGCCAGAACTCTATAAAATGATGAGTCAATCAATAGAAATGGGACGTGCTTTTATCATTAAAGAGTACCAACAGAAACCAATGCCTTTATTCTTATTATGGAAAGGTATTGTACATACAACATTACGTTTCCCAGAGCACAAATATTTAATTGGTGGCGTGAGTATTAGTAATCAGTTTTCAAATTTCTCAAAGAGTTTAATGATTGAGTTTATGAAATCTCATTACTATGACCCATACGTTGCACAATATGTTCATCCTAAAAAAGAATTTAAGGTAAAGCTTAAGGATGCCGACAAAGACTTTGTTTTTGATGCTACTGAAGCCGACTTAAACAAATTTGATAAGATTATCGATGAAGTAGAACCAGGAGCTTTAAGGCTTCCTGTTTTACTGAAAAAGTATATTAAGCAGAATGCTAAACTAGTTGCATTTAATGTCGATCCACTATTCAATAATGCGGTTGATGGCCTCATGTATATTAAAATTGCTGACTTACCAGAAAGTACGGTTAGACCAGTAATGGAAGAGTTTCAAGCAGAGCTAGAACGAAAATTCATGGATAATAATGACAAGTAA
- a CDS encoding VOC family protein, protein MKKRVTGIGGLFFKSKDPKASKDWYKKHLGFNTDDYGSTFWWKDKNNKDATTQWSPFKDDTTYFEPSKKDFMFNYRVEDLVSLIKTLREEGVTIVGDIQTYEYGKFAWILDNENNKIELWEPIDEAFK, encoded by the coding sequence ATGAAAAAACGCGTCACAGGAATTGGTGGTCTATTTTTTAAATCCAAAGATCCAAAAGCATCAAAAGACTGGTACAAAAAACATCTTGGTTTTAACACAGATGACTATGGTAGCACTTTTTGGTGGAAAGACAAAAACAACAAAGATGCCACAACACAATGGAGTCCTTTTAAAGACGACACTACCTATTTTGAACCTTCAAAAAAAGACTTTATGTTTAACTACAGAGTCGAAGATTTGGTGTCTCTTATAAAAACTTTAAGAGAAGAAGGTGTAACAATTGTTGGTGACATACAGACATATGAGTACGGAAAGTTTGCTTGGATACTTGACAATGAAAACAATAAGATAGAATTATGGGAGCCAATTGATGAGGCGTTCAAATAA
- the rsmA gene encoding 16S rRNA (adenine(1518)-N(6)/adenine(1519)-N(6))-dimethyltransferase RsmA, with amino-acid sequence MSVKAKKHLGQHFLKDENIAKKIADTLSLKSYDDVLEIGPGMGVLTKYLLEKDTTTHVVEIDTESVDYLKNNYLNLSDRIYEKDFLKYDLNLVFKGKPFAIIGNFPYNISSQIVFKTLEIRDQIPEFSGMFQKEVALRICSKEGNKVYGILSVLTQAFYNAEYLFTVPPSVFNPPPKVDSGVLLLTRKENYTLPCDEKLFFRVVKTGFQQRRKTLRNSLKVFNLSDNLKANTIFGQRPEQLSVDQFIELTTLIQNDEN; translated from the coding sequence ATGTCAGTAAAAGCAAAAAAACATCTAGGACAACACTTTTTAAAGGATGAAAATATCGCTAAAAAAATAGCAGATACTTTATCCCTAAAAAGCTATGACGATGTATTGGAAATTGGTCCTGGAATGGGTGTTTTAACTAAATATTTGCTAGAGAAAGATACAACAACACATGTTGTTGAGATAGATACAGAATCTGTAGATTATCTTAAAAATAATTACCTAAATCTTTCGGATAGAATTTATGAAAAAGATTTTTTAAAGTACGACCTCAACTTAGTTTTTAAGGGCAAACCATTTGCAATTATTGGTAATTTCCCTTACAATATTTCTTCTCAAATTGTTTTTAAAACCTTGGAAATACGAGACCAAATTCCTGAATTCTCTGGAATGTTTCAAAAAGAAGTTGCCTTACGCATTTGCTCAAAAGAAGGTAATAAAGTTTACGGAATTCTATCTGTTTTAACGCAAGCGTTTTATAATGCCGAATACCTTTTTACAGTACCGCCAAGTGTTTTTAACCCTCCACCAAAAGTAGACTCTGGCGTGCTACTATTAACCCGAAAAGAGAATTATACGTTGCCTTGCGATGAAAAATTATTCTTCCGAGTTGTAAAAACAGGTTTCCAACAACGACGTAAAACGTTACGTAATAGTTTAAAAGTTTTTAATCTTTCCGATAATTTAAAAGCAAATACTATCTTTGGACAACGTCCAGAACAATTGAGTGTAGACCAATTTATTGAGTTGACCACTTTAATTCAGAATGACGAAAACTAA
- a CDS encoding aspartate kinase translates to MKVFKFGGASVKDAEGVKNVATVLKTVGYDNTLVVVSAMGKTTNAMELVIKNYFENKAELQSALLDVKKFHNQILLDLFDNERHPVFASVKRLFSELDAFLKINKSPDYNFVYDQSIGYGELISTTIISYYLNEIGLKNNWLDVRSFIKTDNYYRRANVNWEETQSKIIKNFDTTILNITQGFLGSDSNNFTTTLGREGSDYTAAIFAYCLNATSVTIWKDVPGVLNADPRYFENAQLLNQISYRETIELAFYGASVIHPKTLQPLQRKEIPLFVKSFLNPEVDGTSVSKGKTLTPEIPCFIVKKNQVLISLSSLDFSYIVEENISEIFSLLHLYKMKVDVIQNSAISFSVCLENTYNNLEKLLQHLKAKFNVTCHKNVNLYTIRHFTDEAISTLEKDKTVLLKQLTQETVQIVTT, encoded by the coding sequence GTGAAAGTTTTCAAATTTGGTGGGGCATCGGTAAAAGATGCAGAAGGTGTAAAAAACGTAGCTACGGTTCTAAAAACAGTAGGTTATGATAATACACTTGTTGTGGTTTCTGCAATGGGAAAAACCACTAACGCTATGGAATTAGTCATCAAAAACTACTTTGAAAATAAAGCTGAATTACAAAGTGCTTTACTAGACGTTAAGAAGTTTCATAATCAAATTTTATTAGACCTTTTTGACAATGAAAGACACCCAGTTTTTGCTAGTGTAAAACGACTGTTTTCAGAACTTGATGCATTTTTAAAAATCAACAAATCTCCGGACTATAATTTTGTTTACGATCAATCGATTGGCTATGGCGAGTTAATTTCGACAACAATAATTAGTTATTATCTTAATGAAATTGGCTTAAAAAATAATTGGTTAGATGTACGTTCATTTATAAAAACCGATAATTATTACAGACGTGCTAATGTAAATTGGGAAGAAACACAAAGCAAAATTATAAAGAATTTTGATACTACCATTTTAAATATTACTCAAGGCTTTTTAGGAAGTGATTCTAACAATTTTACGACCACATTAGGACGAGAAGGTAGTGACTACACAGCTGCTATTTTTGCATATTGTTTAAATGCAACAAGTGTAACTATCTGGAAAGATGTGCCTGGTGTTTTAAATGCCGACCCACGTTATTTTGAAAACGCGCAATTGCTCAATCAAATATCCTACAGAGAAACAATTGAGTTGGCTTTTTATGGCGCTTCTGTGATTCATCCAAAAACGCTTCAACCATTACAACGTAAGGAAATTCCATTGTTTGTAAAATCATTTTTAAATCCTGAAGTAGATGGTACTAGTGTCAGCAAAGGCAAAACATTAACTCCAGAAATTCCATGTTTTATTGTGAAGAAAAATCAAGTTTTAATTTCATTATCATCCTTAGATTTTTCATATATAGTTGAAGAAAATATAAGTGAAATTTTTAGTCTTTTGCATTTATATAAAATGAAGGTAGATGTGATTCAGAATTCGGCGATTAGTTTTTCGGTGTGTTTAGAAAACACTTATAATAATCTTGAAAAATTGCTTCAACATCTTAAAGCAAAATTTAATGTAACATGCCACAAAAACGTAAATCTATATACTATTAGGCATTTTACTGATGAGGCGATTTCAACTCTAGAAAAAGATAAAACCGTGTTGCTTAAACAATTAACCCAAGAAACCGTTCAGATAGTAACTACCTAA
- the mgtE gene encoding magnesium transporter, with amino-acid sequence MTKTKVEELQENIQFQLTDELIENVKALIIGNDDKALKTLLNEFHYADIAEILDELDFEEAIYIIKLLDSETTSDILTELDEDVREKILENLSAKEIAEEVEELDTDDAADIIAELPEERQEAVISQIEDEEHKAEIQELLAYDEDTAGGLMAKELVKVYGTWTVAGCLRRIRGQAKDVSRVHSIYVVSKDEKLIGRLSLKDLITAKSEERIADIAKDNVDFVNVNEDVEEVAKVMAKYDLEAIPVVDNEKTLLGRITIDDIVDVLKEEAEKDYQLAAGITQDVEADDSIIELTRARLPWLFLGLIGGIGAFIIMEGFKDAFTGKAFVLFFFTPLIAAMAGNVGVQSSAIIVQGLANDDVKGSVNNRLIKEMLLAALNGIILAVFLFLFVWAIKGEIQTAFAISISLVAVIIMAGLIGTFVPLFLDKRGIDPAIATGPFITTSNDILGILLYFWIARLILGI; translated from the coding sequence ATGACGAAAACTAAGGTGGAAGAACTTCAAGAAAACATACAATTTCAGCTCACTGATGAGCTCATAGAAAATGTAAAAGCACTAATCATTGGTAATGATGATAAGGCGCTAAAAACACTTTTAAATGAGTTTCACTACGCTGATATTGCCGAGATTTTAGATGAACTTGATTTCGAAGAGGCTATATATATCATTAAACTTTTAGATAGCGAAACTACATCTGATATTCTTACCGAATTAGATGAGGATGTTCGTGAAAAAATACTAGAAAATCTTTCTGCTAAAGAAATTGCCGAAGAAGTTGAAGAACTAGATACCGATGACGCTGCAGATATCATTGCTGAGCTTCCGGAAGAACGTCAAGAAGCCGTTATATCGCAAATTGAAGACGAAGAACACAAGGCCGAAATTCAAGAACTTTTAGCTTATGACGAAGATACTGCCGGTGGACTTATGGCAAAAGAATTGGTAAAAGTTTATGGCACATGGACTGTTGCAGGTTGTTTACGTCGTATTCGTGGTCAAGCCAAAGATGTTTCTAGAGTACATTCGATTTATGTGGTTAGTAAGGACGAAAAACTAATTGGTCGCTTATCTTTAAAAGATTTAATTACTGCAAAAAGTGAAGAAAGAATAGCAGACATAGCAAAAGATAATGTCGATTTTGTCAATGTGAATGAAGATGTCGAAGAAGTTGCTAAAGTTATGGCAAAGTATGATTTAGAAGCTATTCCTGTTGTTGATAACGAAAAAACACTTCTGGGAAGAATTACCATTGATGATATTGTCGATGTCCTTAAAGAAGAAGCTGAGAAAGATTACCAACTAGCAGCAGGTATTACACAAGACGTCGAGGCAGATGATAGTATTATTGAACTAACTAGAGCGCGTTTACCGTGGTTATTTTTAGGACTCATCGGCGGTATTGGTGCTTTCATAATTATGGAAGGTTTCAAAGATGCCTTCACAGGAAAAGCATTTGTTCTATTCTTCTTTACACCATTAATAGCGGCAATGGCAGGAAATGTTGGTGTACAATCTAGCGCCATTATTGTTCAAGGTCTAGCCAATGATGATGTTAAAGGAAGCGTAAATAATCGTCTCATAAAAGAGATGTTACTAGCCGCTTTAAACGGTATTATTTTAGCAGTTTTCCTATTTCTTTTTGTATGGGCTATCAAAGGAGAAATTCAAACCGCTTTTGCTATTTCTATTTCACTCGTAGCTGTAATTATTATGGCTGGTCTCATTGGTACTTTTGTTCCTCTATTTTTAGACAAGCGCGGTATTGACCCCGCAATAGCAACTGGTCCTTTTATTACCACTAGTAATGATATCCTAGGAATTTTGCTTTATTTCTGGATAGCTAGACTTATTCTGGGTATTTAA
- a CDS encoding GNAT family N-acetyltransferase: MNQPRLATKEDMSRVYELIKELAIFEKEPDAVEVTVNQLIEDGFGDEPKFVCFVVEIDDKVEGLALIYTRYSTWKGEVIHLEDLIVSQALRGKGLGTVLLDEVVKYGKQKGVKRISWEVLDWNESAIEFYEKKGANVMRDWDVVQMDSAAIDKYISKL, from the coding sequence AAGATTAGCAACAAAAGAAGACATGTCAAGAGTTTATGAACTCATTAAAGAATTGGCAATTTTCGAAAAAGAACCTGATGCAGTCGAAGTTACCGTTAATCAACTTATTGAAGATGGATTTGGTGATGAACCCAAATTTGTTTGTTTTGTAGTTGAGATTGACGATAAAGTCGAAGGTCTGGCTCTTATTTATACAAGATATTCCACTTGGAAAGGCGAAGTTATTCATCTTGAAGATTTAATTGTATCTCAAGCTTTAAGAGGAAAAGGACTTGGCACTGTTTTACTTGATGAAGTCGTAAAATATGGAAAACAAAAAGGCGTAAAACGCATTAGTTGGGAAGTGTTGGATTGGAATGAGTCAGCAATCGAATTTTATGAAAAGAAAGGCGCTAATGTTATGAGAGATTGGGATGTAGTACAAATGGATAGTGCAGCTATTGATAAATATATAAGTAAATTATAA
- a CDS encoding DUF4199 domain-containing protein translates to MKRTIIKFGGYSCLLLIVLFGISFLFEDAMDFSTSEIFGYTTIVLSLSFVFFGIKSYRDKENNGVISFGKALKIGLLITLLASLTFGLINIIYTEVINPEFSTEYYKYSIEKIEKELPAEAYKVKVAELESQQELFGNPLFNFVLMSLTVFIIGLIISLISGLILQRK, encoded by the coding sequence ATGAAACGCACAATCATTAAATTTGGCGGTTACAGCTGTTTATTACTAATTGTTTTATTCGGGATTTCTTTTCTGTTTGAAGACGCAATGGATTTTTCAACTAGTGAAATTTTCGGATACACAACCATAGTATTATCCTTATCATTTGTCTTCTTTGGAATTAAAAGCTATCGCGATAAAGAAAACAATGGAGTCATCAGTTTTGGCAAGGCTCTAAAAATTGGACTTTTAATCACTTTATTAGCCTCACTTACTTTCGGACTTATTAATATTATTTATACTGAGGTTATAAACCCTGAATTCTCAACGGAGTATTACAAATATTCCATAGAAAAAATTGAAAAAGAATTACCTGCTGAAGCTTATAAAGTTAAAGTCGCAGAACTAGAATCTCAACAAGAACTTTTTGGAAATCCATTATTCAATTTCGTATTAATGAGCTTGACTGTTTTTATTATCGGTTTGATTATTTCATTAATATCGGGATTAATCCTTCAACGTAAATAA